From the genome of Pelosinus fermentans DSM 17108:
GAATTCGATTATTGCAGAGGGATGTTTGATTTTAGGTGAAGTAGAAAATTCGGTTCTTTTTCCGGATGTTTATATCGGACCAGGTGCTAAGGTGAAAAATTCCATTATTATGTCAGGTGCACATATTGAAGATCATGTTGTGACCGATAAGGCGATTATTGGACGTAAAACAGTACTGAAACAAGGAACAGTAGTAGCGGCTAAGAAGCTGGATGGGCAGCAGAAGATTGTAGTATTGGATATTGATATGATTATTCCACCCCATACTACGATTGAGGCAAGTCTTTCCTGCAGTCCGCCAGAAGATGCGCTTTGCAAAAGGGAGGAATAAGATATGATTGATTTAATGGGGATTATCAACCTCAATGAAGCAGAAGAACATGTAGGAGAATTAAGCCGTTCTCGTTCATTGGCCTCAATTCCCTTTGCTGGGCGCTACCGGTTAATTGATTTTGTTTTATCAAATATGGTGAATTCGGAAATTTCCAATGTGGGGATCTTTATTCAGCATAAGTATCGTTCTTTGGTGGATCATTTACGTTCCGGAAAGGATTGGGATTTAGCACGTAAACGGGACGGACTCTTTGTTTTGCCGCCGGCTTATACCAGAACGCCGATGCAGGTTCATCGGGGCGATGTAGAAAACTTATACAGCAATTTAGATTATATTTATCAAAGCCGTCAGAAGTATGTTATCATTGCTGGCGCCAATATTGTAAGCAATATGGATTATCGAGTGATCTTGGAATATCATAAAAATACAGAGGCTGATATTACCGTTTTATATACAAAGGCAAATTGCGGCACTCATGATTGCGTAAGATCTAATATTTTAGGACTTGGTCCAGAGGGGCGGGTTCTTACTATTAGTGAATTTAAAGATACAGGCGGTTATCAAAACATGTCCATTGACATGTTTATTATGAAAAAAGACCTGCTCATTGAATTAATCAATCAGTGTATTGCCCGTGGCGATTATGATTTTGTAAAGCATTGTATCATTAAGAATGTTAAGAAGTTAAAAGTATATGGATATCATCATCCAGGTTATGCAGCGCGGATTAGTTCTCTGCAAAGCTACTTTCAGCATAGTATGGAATTGCTCAATCCTCACATTTGGAAGGAGCTGTTCTTCAAATCGGGATTAATTTATACAAAGGTCAAGGATGAAGCACCTGCCAAATATATACATGAAACGGAGGTGACAAATTCTTTAATTGCCAGTGGATGCTATGTGGAAGGAAAAGTCGAAAATAGTATTTTATTTCGGGGCGTAAAAGTACATAAGGGAGCATATATTAAAAATAGTGTTATTATGCAGAAGGGGAATATCGGTCCAGGAGTGATCCTCGAAAATGTTATTTGTGATAAGGATGTTCATATTACCGCTAATAAGCAGTTAAAGGGTGAGTACAGTTATCCCCTTGTAATAAAGAAAGGACGGGTGATTTAACTATGATAAAAGTATTAATCGCAGCCGCCGAAGCGGTACCTTTTGCAAAAACAGGTGGATTAGGAGACGTTATTGGCTCATTGCCGAAAGAGCTGATTAAGCAAGGTGTGGATGCCAGGGTCATTATGCCTAACTATCAAGATATACCCGAGGGCTTCAAGTCACAAATGGTGTTTAAAAATCACTTTTTTGTGCAGGTTGGCTGGCGGCAGCAATATTGCGGGATTTTAGAATTTGTTTATGAAGGTGTGACCTTCTATTTTGCGGATAATGAATATTATTTTAAACGCCATGGCTTTTATGGTTATGGGGATGATGCGGAGCGCTTTGGTTTCTTTTGCCGTGCGGTATTAGAGGCTTTGGACAAAATCGATTTTACGCCAGACATCATTCATTGCCACGATTGGCACACTGGAATGATTAGTGTGTTGTTAGATGCTCATTATCGTGAGAAGCCAAAATATAAAAAAATCAAGACCTTATTTACCATTCATAATTTAAAATATCAAGGTGTATTTTCCCAAGATATTATACACGATATATTGAGTCTAGACTGGAAATATTTCACCCCTGAAGGTGTGGAATTCCACAAAGCTGTTAACTTTATGAAGGGCGGTCTGGCATATGCGGATATGATTTCTACGGTCAGCAGAACATATGCCAAGGAAATTCAAGATCCTTATTTTGGTGAGGAATTAGATGGATTTTTACGGAAGCGTCAAAATCGTTTAGTGGGCATTGTAAATGGCATTGATTATGCTGTATATAATCCAGCGACGGATAAGCTGATTTCCGCTACGTACGATGTGGATACCATAGAGAATAAAAAGAAAAATAAGATGGAACTGCAAGCTCGCCTGGGTCTGCCTGTCAGGGAAGATGTACCGGTTATTGCTATCGTTTCCCGCTTAGTGAGTGCCAAGGGATTGGATTTAGTCGAAAGAATGTTTCAGGATGTGGTGAAACAGGCCGCTATTGCTGGACGGGATACCTATGATATCCAATTAGTGGTTTTAGGGACTGGCGAAGCGCGGTATGAGAATTTCTTTAAATACATGGCCTGGCAGTATCCTGGTAAAGTATCTGCCAATATTATGTTTGATGAAGATTTAGCTCATCAAATTTACGCCGGCGCCGACATGTTCCTAATGCCTTCCTTATATGAACCTTGCGGTATTGGGCAGCTGATCGCTATGCGTTATGGCTGCTTGCCAATTGTGAGGGAAATTGGCGGCCTGCGCGATACGGTACGGTCATATAATCAAGAGATCTGCGAAGGAAATGGTTTTACTTTTGTAAACTATAATGCTCATGAGATGGCAGATACAATCAATTGGGCACTAAAAACATTCCAAGATAAGGAATGCTGGAATAAAATAGTGAAAAATGCAATGCTGAGCGATTATAGCTGGCAAAAATCAGCTAAAGAATACAAGGAAATGTATCAAAAATTAATAAAGCAGGTGTAATGGCAGGGGATTCATGAGAAAGACAAGAATGGCTCTGATGGTCTTGTCAGTAGGTATTTTCTAACAAGTGAGGGATGTAATATGAAGCAAGAATTAATTCTTCATGATTCACAATTGGAGTTTTTTCGCAGCCCCTTTGGGGCTGTTTGTTGTAATCAACCTATTGTTCTTCATTTGAAAATACAGAATTCTGTTACTCCTGTAAGTGTTGTACTTCGTTTATGGCGAGAGGACCGGGGTGAAGAGAAAATCCCGATGAAGCAGTTAGACGATTCAGGACAGACGATACTCTATCAAGTACAGCTGAATGCTCCCTTAGCTCCTTGCATTATGTGGTATTATTTTATTATTCGGCTGGAGGATAAGGTATATTATTATGGAAATCAGACTGACCGTCTAGGTGGAATCGGTCAATTATATGAGGCAGAACCTCCCGGTTATCAAATTACTGTATATAAGAACGGAGCCGTTACTCCTGACTGGTTTAAAGGTTCTGTAATGTATCAAATTTTTCCGGATCGCTTTTATAAGGAAACAGCAGATGGACAGGTTTTAGCAGCCCCAAAGGGAAGCGTTATTCACGCCCATTGGGATAATCATCCTTATTATATTCGTGATGCAGATACAGGACGGATTGTATCCTATGACTTTTTTGGGGGAAATTTGCAGGGAGTCATTGCAAAACTACCCTATTTGAAGGAACTTGGTGTTAGTGTCATTTACTTTAATCCTATCTTTGTATCCCCCAGCAATCACCGCTACGATACAGGGGACTACAAAACCATAGATGCCATGCTTGGTGACAACCAAACCTTCAGGGCATTGTGCGAAAAAGCAAAAGAATATGGTATTGCTGTAATTTTAGATGGTGTTTTTAGTCATACGGGCAGTGACAGCATTTATTTCAACCGGGAAGGAAATTATCCTGTGGTGGGTGCTTATCAATCCAAGGAATCTCCTTATTATAATTGGTATCGCTTTAAAGAGTATCCCCACTCTTATGAGGCTTGGTGGGGGATTGACACAATGCCCAATGTGGAAGAGAATGAACCTTCCTATGTTGATTATATAATTGAAGGAAGGAATAGTGTGATTAGGCAGTGGCTGCAGCTGGGAGCTAAGGGATGGCGTCTGGATGTGGCGGATGAGCTGCCGGATGAATTTATAAAAAGGATCTATAAAACCATGAAAAATGTGGACCCGGACAGCGTACTCATTGGTGAGGTCTGGGAAGATGCTTCTAATAAAGAGAGCTATGGAAAACTTAGAAAGTATCTGCAGGGGGATGAATTGGATTCGGTTATGAATTATCCCTTCCGCGGGATTGTACTGGATTTTATTCTTGGCGCGATTGGTGCTCCTGCCGTTCATCGACGATTTATGAGCCTGGCAGAAAATTATCCTCGTCAAAACTTTTATGCCATGATGAATTTAATTGGCAGTCATGATGTAGCCAGAGTATTGACCTTGCTGGGAGAGGCTCCCTCTCCGGACAGTCTGACTGTTGCTCAGCAGGCTGTATATCGTCTGCCTGCTGACAAACGTCAATTAGGAATTGCCAGATTGAAAATATTGGTTTTATGGCAGATGACCTTTCCCGGTGTTCCCTCCATTTATTATGGGGATGAGGCTGGTGTAGAAGGTTTTAAGGACCCTTACAATCGCAGAACGTATCCATGGGGCCAAGAAGATCAGGAACTGCTGGCTTGGTATAAACAAGTGATTGCAGTACACAATCGCTACGATGTTTTCAAAACAGGAGAATGGATTTCCCTGCCTGTCCATGAACAGGTATATGGATATATTCGCAAAATTAGCAATGGCAAGAATGTTTTTAGTCAATCAGCTCAGGATAATACGGCAGTGATTTTGTTAAATTCGAGTGTAGATCAATCCATAACCGTGGAACTTCCTATTCGCAAGTGGTGCCATGGTGTCATGATCGATATGCTGAATAACAATCAGGAAATACGGATTGTAAAAGGAATGTTGACGGTATGTTTACAGCCTTTGGAAGGTAAGGTTCTCTTACAAGTGGAAAAAAGCTTTTTCCCGCGCCAAGCAGGAATACTCTTGCATCCCACATCATTGACTTCTAAATATGGCATTGGGGATTTGGGAAAAGAAGCCTATGAATTTATTGATTTTTTACATAAGAGCAAACAGAAATTGTGGCAGGTACTTCCGTTGAATCCAGTAGGGGATAGTCATTCCCCCTATCAATGTCCTTCTGCCTTTGCGGGCAACCCTCTGTTGATATCCTTAGATAAATTAGTGAGCTTAGGGTTTTTGAATGCTAAAGATCTAGGACAGGTTCCTGTCTTCCCTGATGAGCAGGTTATATTTTCTAAAGTAAAAGAATATAAGGAATCCTTATTGTATAAAGCTTTTATGACATTTAGGAAGCAACGTATATCTCAGGATTATGAACGTTTTTGTAAGGCAAATCATGGTTGGCTTTCCGATTATACGTTGTTTATGGCGCTAAAAACCTATTTTAAGGGGCAGCCATGGCACCTTTGGTCTAGAGAAGCTGCTTTGCGGGAACCGGCAGCGCTGAAAAAGTATAAAGAATTACTGGCGGATGATATTGATTATCATACTTTTTTGCAATTTATCTTCTTTAGTCAATGGGAGGAGGTAAAAAAGTATGCGAACCAGCAGCAGGTCAATATTATTGGTGATATACCTATTTTTGTGGCCCACGATAGTTGTGATGTCTGGG
Proteins encoded in this window:
- the glgD gene encoding glucose-1-phosphate adenylyltransferase subunit GlgD produces the protein MIDLMGIINLNEAEEHVGELSRSRSLASIPFAGRYRLIDFVLSNMVNSEISNVGIFIQHKYRSLVDHLRSGKDWDLARKRDGLFVLPPAYTRTPMQVHRGDVENLYSNLDYIYQSRQKYVIIAGANIVSNMDYRVILEYHKNTEADITVLYTKANCGTHDCVRSNILGLGPEGRVLTISEFKDTGGYQNMSIDMFIMKKDLLIELINQCIARGDYDFVKHCIIKNVKKLKVYGYHHPGYAARISSLQSYFQHSMELLNPHIWKELFFKSGLIYTKVKDEAPAKYIHETEVTNSLIASGCYVEGKVENSILFRGVKVHKGAYIKNSVIMQKGNIGPGVILENVICDKDVHITANKQLKGEYSYPLVIKKGRVI
- the glgA gene encoding glycogen synthase GlgA, which produces MIKVLIAAAEAVPFAKTGGLGDVIGSLPKELIKQGVDARVIMPNYQDIPEGFKSQMVFKNHFFVQVGWRQQYCGILEFVYEGVTFYFADNEYYFKRHGFYGYGDDAERFGFFCRAVLEALDKIDFTPDIIHCHDWHTGMISVLLDAHYREKPKYKKIKTLFTIHNLKYQGVFSQDIIHDILSLDWKYFTPEGVEFHKAVNFMKGGLAYADMISTVSRTYAKEIQDPYFGEELDGFLRKRQNRLVGIVNGIDYAVYNPATDKLISATYDVDTIENKKKNKMELQARLGLPVREDVPVIAIVSRLVSAKGLDLVERMFQDVVKQAAIAGRDTYDIQLVVLGTGEARYENFFKYMAWQYPGKVSANIMFDEDLAHQIYAGADMFLMPSLYEPCGIGQLIAMRYGCLPIVREIGGLRDTVRSYNQEICEGNGFTFVNYNAHEMADTINWALKTFQDKECWNKIVKNAMLSDYSWQKSAKEYKEMYQKLIKQV
- a CDS encoding bifunctional glycogen debranching protein GlgX/4-alpha-glucanotransferase; the encoded protein is MKQELILHDSQLEFFRSPFGAVCCNQPIVLHLKIQNSVTPVSVVLRLWREDRGEEKIPMKQLDDSGQTILYQVQLNAPLAPCIMWYYFIIRLEDKVYYYGNQTDRLGGIGQLYEAEPPGYQITVYKNGAVTPDWFKGSVMYQIFPDRFYKETADGQVLAAPKGSVIHAHWDNHPYYIRDADTGRIVSYDFFGGNLQGVIAKLPYLKELGVSVIYFNPIFVSPSNHRYDTGDYKTIDAMLGDNQTFRALCEKAKEYGIAVILDGVFSHTGSDSIYFNREGNYPVVGAYQSKESPYYNWYRFKEYPHSYEAWWGIDTMPNVEENEPSYVDYIIEGRNSVIRQWLQLGAKGWRLDVADELPDEFIKRIYKTMKNVDPDSVLIGEVWEDASNKESYGKLRKYLQGDELDSVMNYPFRGIVLDFILGAIGAPAVHRRFMSLAENYPRQNFYAMMNLIGSHDVARVLTLLGEAPSPDSLTVAQQAVYRLPADKRQLGIARLKILVLWQMTFPGVPSIYYGDEAGVEGFKDPYNRRTYPWGQEDQELLAWYKQVIAVHNRYDVFKTGEWISLPVHEQVYGYIRKISNGKNVFSQSAQDNTAVILLNSSVDQSITVELPIRKWCHGVMIDMLNNNQEIRIVKGMLTVCLQPLEGKVLLQVEKSFFPRQAGILLHPTSLTSKYGIGDLGKEAYEFIDFLHKSKQKLWQVLPLNPVGDSHSPYQCPSAFAGNPLLISLDKLVSLGFLNAKDLGQVPVFPDEQVIFSKVKEYKESLLYKAFMTFRKQRISQDYERFCKANHGWLSDYTLFMALKTYFKGQPWHLWSREAALREPAALKKYKELLADDIDYHTFLQFIFFSQWEEVKKYANQQQVNIIGDIPIFVAHDSCDVWANQQLFDLDENGRAKTVAGVPPDYFSKTGQLWGNPHYRWAEMAKDDYRWWRERLQVLFSLVDIIRVDHFRGFESFWEVPAIAETAEQGQWVKGPGERFFRILQKHLGPLPIIVEDLGIITPEVEDLKYELSFPGIKVLQFSFYFDEQGKCIPFTCEKNVVIYTGTHDNDTISSWYEKLLAEDLTLAACIQQEIGLDEEDGIAPHWKFIEFLYKANADTAIVPLQDILGLSGIARMNLPGTAGGSNWAWRLNKKLLTNEVSSQLAGLTEKYARYS